The following proteins are encoded in a genomic region of Paenibacillus sp. FSL H3-0469:
- a CDS encoding pentapeptide repeat-containing protein gives MDDNMFLKHHKWAESEGSIGEKLEIVNEELKQLNLTGMNLSCSEIVESNMSNSFLTNVDMSDCYFLSTSFERTIFSECILSKTVFDYATLKHSNIRNCVGIKASFDDTDLSFANVSQSDLRRASFRRANLSYAKFSNVDITNALLDGALLYGTSFEEINGIDEVSAKHIFIGTEEKPIRLEGEDIKKWLMEQMRG, from the coding sequence ATGGATGATAATATGTTTTTAAAACATCATAAATGGGCAGAATCGGAAGGTAGTATTGGAGAAAAATTAGAAATTGTGAATGAAGAATTAAAACAACTGAATCTTACAGGGATGAACCTGAGTTGTTCAGAGATTGTAGAGTCAAATATGAGCAATTCCTTTTTGACAAATGTTGATATGAGTGATTGCTATTTTTTAAGTACCTCATTCGAAAGAACGATTTTCTCTGAATGCATACTGAGTAAAACAGTATTTGATTACGCAACCCTAAAACATTCAAATATAAGAAATTGTGTAGGCATAAAAGCGTCTTTTGATGATACAGACCTTAGCTTTGCTAATGTATCTCAATCTGACTTGAGGCGAGCATCATTTCGAAGAGCAAATTTAAGCTACGCAAAGTTTTCTAATGTTGATATAACAAACGCTCTACTTGATGGAGCACTTCTTTATGGCACTAGTTTTGAAGAAATAAACGGGATTGATGAAGTGTCTGCCAAACATATTTTTATTGGAACAGAAGAGAAACCAATAAGGTTGGAAGGGGAAGATATTAAAAAGTGGTTAATGGAGCAGATGAGAGGATAA
- a CDS encoding EndoU domain-containing protein: MQQQVEIKRILELEQGLKRLNRVLEEQVTGMDRNVGGLVRSVQAAYPESYVQSPSREAIRLLQELGREAQSLSDRIERKQSALRWAAGQYQSAESKAQSLLKATPAFTWKQAGSLFSRWLQGIRDQAAHGIQDVLRHPPTLSRMIQDLLRNVRDASADRQLQPFAADAVISELFQQRESGNPAEQQQAREQLSKIAEALREIGRSQAAYSVYEKYGNKSYMKSANEHAEHQRELLQKLGVDPGFYAKTNLRTQYKGSPLSACAYNPLLTDGSAVPASDELRFAITLGLVNEKYRAWAKSNYKDIEAAVIRAEQIRELERQVAEYKRLHGPPMTLPDGTPITAENKENETTFAYFKDKVYDPSKHTGAVYTAYYTWAEDTYGMTEWRKIVVQADQVTQAFVGGLIKSTVMGVVDTAKFAFDFVIDPEKTTQETIDKVNYLVNHPEVLMDAAKAMYHNFNEGTPEQKAEMLGNAASILVPGVPIAKSGVVGKLADAVMDPLTDALKKVPDALKNWNFPGMNPYPNRLIPATPGGPGPVEMPGQVWRSEGRGNDAKIPQTGAEWDEYFGSKYGDENVTWVTKNKFEYVNGFDDHMINVQGLVRKGNKGVVGGHNLENFEKILTDQGWKLDDVIVSRTPHSTVPGVYEIEYRIPALDRELKVVPGQYKNIPQPKTVYDSNVISSEQMIVWGKEAMANGVINGRLVTGYSSNGLRFTGYLDDSGNITNFHPSFEGK, from the coding sequence ATGCAGCAGCAGGTGGAGATCAAGCGGATACTGGAGCTGGAGCAGGGACTGAAGCGCTTGAACCGTGTCCTGGAGGAGCAGGTCACCGGTATGGACAGAAACGTTGGTGGTTTGGTCCGTTCGGTGCAGGCTGCTTACCCGGAGAGTTATGTACAGTCTCCCTCCCGCGAGGCGATCCGGTTGCTGCAGGAGTTGGGACGGGAGGCGCAGTCGCTTAGTGACCGGATAGAGCGCAAGCAATCGGCCTTGCGCTGGGCGGCTGGGCAATATCAGTCGGCAGAATCGAAAGCGCAGAGTCTGTTAAAAGCTACACCGGCATTCACCTGGAAGCAGGCAGGCAGCCTGTTCAGCCGGTGGTTGCAAGGCATACGGGATCAGGCCGCGCACGGAATTCAGGATGTCCTTCGTCATCCGCCGACGCTTAGCCGCATGATTCAGGATTTGCTGCGGAACGTCAGGGATGCGTCGGCGGATAGACAACTGCAGCCTTTTGCAGCAGATGCAGTCATCTCGGAGCTATTCCAACAGAGAGAGTCCGGCAATCCCGCCGAACAGCAGCAGGCACGGGAGCAATTGTCCAAGATTGCCGAAGCGTTGCGGGAAATCGGACGTAGTCAAGCGGCATACTCTGTCTATGAGAAGTATGGGAACAAGAGCTATATGAAGTCCGCGAACGAACATGCGGAGCATCAGCGTGAGCTGCTACAAAAGCTGGGCGTGGACCCAGGCTTCTATGCGAAGACCAACCTGCGGACGCAATACAAGGGCTCCCCCTTATCCGCCTGTGCCTATAATCCGCTGCTAACGGACGGGTCGGCAGTGCCCGCCAGTGATGAACTGCGGTTCGCCATCACTTTGGGACTGGTGAATGAGAAATACCGCGCGTGGGCGAAGAGTAATTACAAGGACATTGAAGCAGCGGTGATTAGAGCGGAACAGATTCGCGAGCTGGAACGGCAGGTGGCAGAGTATAAGCGGCTCCATGGACCGCCGATGACGTTGCCGGACGGCACGCCGATCACAGCGGAGAACAAAGAGAATGAGACGACCTTTGCCTATTTCAAGGACAAGGTCTATGATCCCAGTAAACATACCGGAGCCGTGTACACCGCGTATTATACTTGGGCGGAAGACACCTACGGTATGACCGAATGGCGCAAAATAGTGGTACAGGCCGATCAGGTAACCCAAGCCTTCGTCGGCGGCCTGATCAAATCTACAGTCATGGGCGTGGTGGACACCGCTAAGTTCGCTTTTGACTTCGTCATCGACCCGGAGAAGACGACCCAGGAGACGATCGACAAGGTGAACTATCTCGTCAATCACCCCGAAGTTCTGATGGATGCGGCCAAAGCCATGTATCATAATTTCAATGAAGGCACCCCGGAGCAAAAAGCCGAAATGCTCGGCAACGCCGCCTCCATCCTCGTGCCGGGCGTACCTATCGCCAAGAGCGGCGTGGTCGGCAAGCTGGCCGACGCGGTAATGGACCCGCTGACCGATGCGTTGAAGAAAGTGCCGGATGCTTTGAAGAACTGGAATTTTCCAGGGATGAACCCTTACCCGAACCGGTTGATTCCGGCAACGCCGGGCGGCCCGGGCCCGGTTGAGATGCCGGGGCAGGTGTGGCGGAGTGAGGGGCGGGGGAATGATGCTAAGATCCCTCAAACAGGGGCGGAATGGGATGAGTACTTCGGTTCAAAATATGGTGATGAAAATGTTACATGGGTGACTAAGAATAAGTTCGAGTATGTAAACGGTTTTGATGATCACATGATAAATGTACAAGGGCTTGTTAGAAAAGGGAATAAAGGCGTTGTTGGAGGTCATAATTTAGAAAATTTCGAGAAAATTCTGACAGATCAAGGTTGGAAGCTAGATGATGTTATTGTTTCAAGAACTCCGCATTCTACTGTTCCTGGGGTTTATGAAATAGAGTATAGAATTCCTGCATTAGACAGGGAATTAAAGGTAGTGCCTGGCCAATATAAAAATATCCCTCAACCAAAGACAGTCTATGATTCAAATGTAATTTCAAGTGAACAAATGATTGTATGGGGCAAAGAAGCTATGGCGAATGGTGTGATTAATGGGAGATTAGTGACTGGATACTCCTCTAATGGACTTAGATTTACGGGATACCTTGATGATAGTGGGAACATCACAAATTTCCATCCTTCATTTGAGGGGAAATAG
- a CDS encoding copper amine oxidase N-terminal domain-containing protein, with protein sequence MKKITTWFTALLLLISLMPVSAHAAQSVRVVVDGSKISFPDAQPFLDKQNRVQVPVRFVSEALGAKVGWTPTSKTVTVELNGKKLVLVIGNRQFTLDGVKKTMDTAALMKNGRTFVPLKFVSAGLGVGVNWDQRVSTAYISTDGKTPVISSAPAKGTAKTSNGFTYYTNTGSMLQVNSSTENPPKGKAVLVILVDFEIEGADYAMQMKEAEAIMRQKIEPATVDAMLDYVAPKKTVEYNLPFRTFEDAKYKINVSSTEYNALVFTIYRK encoded by the coding sequence ATGAAAAAAATAACAACATGGTTCACAGCTCTATTACTGCTAATCTCGCTAATGCCTGTATCGGCACATGCCGCCCAGTCTGTCCGGGTGGTGGTGGACGGCTCCAAAATCAGCTTCCCGGATGCCCAGCCGTTTCTCGACAAGCAGAACCGGGTACAGGTGCCGGTCCGCTTCGTGAGTGAAGCACTGGGGGCGAAGGTTGGCTGGACTCCAACTTCCAAGACGGTAACGGTGGAACTCAATGGCAAGAAGCTGGTGCTGGTCATCGGGAACCGGCAATTTACGTTGGATGGCGTTAAGAAGACGATGGATACCGCCGCCCTGATGAAGAACGGCAGAACGTTCGTGCCGCTGAAGTTCGTCAGCGCAGGGCTGGGCGTAGGCGTGAACTGGGATCAGCGGGTCAGCACCGCTTATATTTCTACGGATGGCAAGACGCCTGTGATCAGCTCCGCACCCGCTAAGGGCACTGCCAAGACATCCAACGGATTCACTTATTATACGAATACAGGCTCTATGCTTCAGGTTAATTCTTCTACTGAGAATCCTCCCAAGGGCAAGGCCGTCCTTGTCATTCTGGTCGATTTCGAGATCGAGGGTGCCGATTATGCCATGCAAATGAAGGAAGCAGAAGCGATTATGCGGCAAAAGATTGAGCCGGCTACTGTAGATGCCATGCTGGACTATGTTGCTCCAAAGAAGACAGTAGAGTACAACCTGCCCTTTAGAACATTTGAAGATGCAAAATACAAAATTAATGTGTCTTCTACCGAATATAACGCGCTGGTTTTTACTATATACAGAAAATAG
- a CDS encoding deaminase domain-containing protein gives MQQQVDIKRMLELEQGLKRLNRILEEQVTGIDRSVGGLVRSVQAAYPESYVQSPSREADRLLQELAREAQSLSDRIERKQSALRWAAGQYQAAETKAQSLVHATPAFTWKQAGSMFSRWLQGLRDQAARGIQDVLRHPPTLSRMIQDLLRNVRDASVDRQLQSFAADAVISELFQQRKSGSPAEQQQAREQLSKIAEALREIGRSQAAYSVYEKYGNKTYMKSANEHAERQRELLQKLGVDPGFYVKTDLRTQYKGSPLSACTYNPLLTDGSAVPASDELRFAITLGLVNEQYRAWAKSNYKDIEAAVVRAEQIRELERQVAEYKRLHGPPMTLPDGTPITAENKENETTYAYFKDKVYDSSKHTGAVYTAYYAWAEDTYGMTKWRKIVVQADQVTQAFVGGLIKSTVMGVVDTAKFAFDFVIDPEKTTQETIDKVNYLVSHPEVLVDAAKAMYHDFNEGTPEQKAEMLGNAASILVPGVPIAKSGMVGKLADAVMDPLSDAVKKVPDVLKNWDFSGMNPYPNRLIPATPGGPGPVEMPGQVWRSEGRGEAKLPNRKIDSLHEKTQNVRGDINREIEKIRSSDEYKNLSRTQKDKLDRKLDKLTTGNIAVAKVEITGIKKEFQAHSQIHSSDSLGNNLGDFTHSKETKSFETYVEDRFPRLNDTEAKILEDISSQIKDSNVSGKIDLYTELDACQSCTNLIMEFRRKFPNIKLNVYSENMR, from the coding sequence ATGCAGCAGCAGGTGGACATCAAGCGGATGCTGGAGCTGGAGCAGGGACTGAAGCGCTTGAACCGCATACTGGAGGAGCAGGTCACCGGTATAGACAGAAGCGTCGGCGGTTTGGTTCGTTCGGTGCAGGCTGCTTACCCGGAAAGTTATGTGCAGTCTCCCTCCCGCGAGGCGGATCGGTTGCTGCAGGAGCTGGCAAGGGAGGCACAGTCGCTTAGTGACCGGATAGAGCGTAAGCAATCGGCGTTACGCTGGGCGGCCGGGCAATATCAAGCTGCCGAGACGAAGGCGCAGAGTCTGGTTCATGCGACACCGGCATTCACCTGGAAGCAGGCAGGCAGCATGTTCAGCCGGTGGCTGCAAGGCCTAAGGGATCAGGCAGCACGTGGGATTCAGGATGTCCTTCGTCATCCGCCGACGCTTAGCCGCATGATTCAGGATTTGCTGCGGAACGTCAGGGATGCTTCGGTGGACAGACAACTGCAGTCTTTTGCAGCAGATGCAGTCATCTCTGAACTGTTCCAGCAGAGAAAATCCGGCAGTCCCGCTGAACAGCAGCAGGCCCGGGAACAATTATCTAAGATTGCGGAGGCCTTGCGGGAAATAGGACGAAGTCAAGCAGCCTACTCTGTCTATGAGAAGTATGGGAACAAGACTTATATGAAGTCCGCGAACGAACATGCGGAGCGCCAGCGGGAGCTGCTGCAGAAGCTGGGCGTGGACCCGGGCTTCTATGTGAAGACCGACCTTCGGACGCAATACAAAGGTTCTCCCTTATCAGCCTGCACGTATAACCCGCTGCTGACGGACGGATCGGCGGTGCCCGCCAGTGATGAACTGCGGTTCGCCATCACACTGGGGCTGGTGAATGAGCAATATCGCGCATGGGCGAAGAGTAATTATAAAGACATCGAGGCAGCGGTGGTTCGAGCGGAACAGATTCGCGAGCTGGAACGCCAGGTGGCAGAGTATAAGCGGCTCCATGGTCCGCCGATGACTCTGCCGGATGGCACGCCGATCACAGCGGAGAACAAAGAGAATGAGACGACCTATGCCTATTTCAAGGACAAGGTCTATGATTCCAGTAAACATACCGGAGCCGTGTACACCGCGTATTACGCTTGGGCGGAAGACACCTACGGTATGACCAAATGGCGCAAAATAGTGGTGCAGGCCGATCAGGTGACCCAAGCTTTCGTAGGCGGCCTGATCAAATCTACAGTCATGGGCGTGGTGGACACCGCCAAGTTCGCTTTCGACTTCGTCATCGACCCGGAGAAGACGACTCAGGAAACGATCGACAAGGTGAACTATCTCGTCAGTCACCCCGAAGTTTTGGTGGATGCCGCCAAAGCCATGTATCATGACTTCAATGAAGGCACCCCGGAGCAAAAAGCCGAAATGCTCGGCAACGCCGCATCCATCCTCGTCCCGGGCGTACCTATCGCCAAGAGCGGCATGGTCGGTAAGCTGGCCGATGCGGTGATGGACCCGCTGAGCGATGCGGTCAAGAAAGTACCGGATGTTTTGAAAAATTGGGATTTTTCAGGGATGAACCCTTACCCGAACCGGCTAATCCCGGCAACGCCGGGCGGCCCGGGGCCGGTGGAGATGCCGGGGCAGGTGTGGCGGAGTGAGGGGCGGGGGGAAGCTAAACTACCTAATCGTAAAATAGACAGCCTGCATGAGAAGACTCAAAATGTAAGAGGAGATATTAACAGAGAAATAGAAAAAATAAGAAGTTCTGATGAATACAAGAATCTATCAAGAACACAGAAGGATAAACTTGATAGAAAACTGGATAAATTAACTACTGGAAATATTGCTGTCGCAAAAGTGGAGATAACTGGTATTAAAAAGGAATTTCAAGCACATAGTCAAATTCATTCTTCTGATAGTTTAGGTAATAACTTAGGTGATTTTACTCATTCAAAAGAAACAAAGTCCTTTGAAACCTATGTTGAAGATAGATTTCCTCGTCTCAATGATACGGAGGCTAAAATTCTTGAAGATATTTCTTCTCAGATAAAAGACTCTAATGTTTCTGGTAAAATAGATTTATATACTGAATTAGACGCCTGTCAAAGTTGCACAAATTTAATTATGGAATTTAGACGTAAGTTCCCTAATATTAAGCTTAATGTTTATTCTGAAAATATGAGATAA
- a CDS encoding SMI1/KNR4 family protein, producing the protein MDFLKDGDIRTFLLILEENLYPMKPCNEDEILKLKKLMPTKELPLTYLEFMCKAGNGIEFLAGTHYSMKYILELKEWAVELLDENNFPKKLTDNQFVFMIHQGYMFWYFNLDEGDNPPVYHYDESLDLIDFRKVSDKLSGFLISLYD; encoded by the coding sequence ATGGATTTTTTAAAAGACGGTGATATCAGGACTTTCTTGTTGATCTTAGAAGAAAATTTATACCCAATGAAACCTTGCAATGAAGATGAAATTTTAAAATTGAAGAAACTAATGCCAACCAAAGAACTCCCCTTAACTTATTTGGAATTTATGTGTAAAGCCGGCAATGGGATTGAGTTTTTGGCAGGTACACATTATTCAATGAAATATATATTAGAACTTAAAGAATGGGCAGTTGAACTTTTGGATGAAAATAATTTTCCGAAGAAATTAACAGATAATCAGTTTGTATTCATGATACATCAAGGATATATGTTTTGGTATTTTAACTTGGATGAGGGTGATAACCCACCTGTGTATCATTATGATGAAAGTTTGGATCTAATTGATTTCAGGAAAGTTAGTGATAAACTTTCGGGATTTTTAATTTCACTGTATGACTGA